DNA sequence from the Sphingomonas taxi genome:
GCTGGTCGGCAACGGCGAGCCCTTCGTCAGCGAGGTCGACGAGAGCGACGGCTCGATCGCGCAATATCGCCCGCGCATCGCGGTGCTCAACAACGTCAGCCTCGACCACAAGGGGCTGGAGGAATTGCGCAGCCTGTTCGCCGGCTTCATCGCCAAGGCGGAGACGGCGATCGTCAACCTCGACAATGACGAGGCGGCGGCGCTCGCCGCGGCGCTGCCGCCGACGCATGTCGCGACCTTCGGCCTCGACCGCGACGCCGATTTCGCCGCGCGCAATATCGTCGAGGCGCCATTTGCAGCGCGCTTCGACCTGATCGCCGCGGGCAATGCGGCGATCCCGGTGCGCCTGCAGGTGCCGGGGCGGCACAACGTCTCCAACGCGCTTGCGGCGATCGCCGCAGCGGTCGCCGCGGGCGTGCCGCTCGCCGTCGCGGTCGATGCGATCGGCGGATTTACCGGGCTGCGCCGCCGCTTCGACCTCGTCGGCGAGGCGGCCGGCGTCGCGGTGATCGACGATTTCGGTCACAACCCCGACAAGATCGCCGCGACGATCGACACGCTGCACGCCTTTCCCGGCCGGCTGCTGCTGCTGTTCCAGCCGCACGGCTATGGCCCGCTCAAGGTGATGCGCCGCGAATTGGTCGAGACGCTTGGCCAGAAGCTGGCGCCCGACGACGTGCTGGTACTGCCCGACCCGGTCTATCACGGCGGCACCGTCGCGCGCGAGGTGACCAGCGCGGACATCGTCGCCGACCTCGCCGCCGCCGGCCGCGATGCGCGCCATGTCGCCGATCGCGCGGCGGCGGCTGCGATGCTGGTCGCCGAGGCGCGCGAAGGCGACCGGATCGTCGTGATGGGCGCACGCGACGACACGCTGAGCCTGCTCGCCGCCGAGATGCTGGAGTCGCTGCGCGCGCGGGGCTAGACTGGCGTGCAGGAGGTACGCGTCATGAAGCTCTTCACCCAGCATCCCGCCTCGGTCGGCGAAAGCTATACCGAGCATCTCGGCGTCGCGTCGCACTTCGGGCTGCGCATGATCGGCGGCGGCGTCGCCGCGCTGATCCACGGCGTGCTGCCCTTCCTCTTCACTACCACCGGCAGCCGTACGATCACCGCGCTCCACGCCGAGATCGTCGCCAAGCGCGCGCACGAGACGGAGCAACGATCGGTCGAATTCGTCATCTGATTGTCAAGCGCGCTTGACGTAAAGCCTGCTTTCCATGTAAAGCCTCCTTCACAACGATTCGAGGGAGGACGTACATGGCCGGAACACCTGCACAGCGCCGCTACAATCGGCGCATCATCATTCTGTCGCTCATCTATGCCGCGGTGCTGCTGCCGGTCTGCTGGCTGTTCGCCCGGCATCTCGTCAGCGGTCCCGTCGCCTATCTGCTGGGCATATTGCCGGCCTTGCCGGTATCGGGCTTCTTCGCCGTCATCGGCATCTATTTCACCGAGGAACGGGACGAATATCAGCGCCTGCTGATGGCGCGACAGACGATCATCGCGACCGGGATCGCGATGACCGTCGCGACCTTCTGGGGCTTCCTCGAGAATTTCGATCTGGTGCCGCACCTCGTCGGCTATGCCTGGCCGATCGTCTGGTTCGGGGGTCTCGGCATCGGCGGCTTCATCAACGCCGCGATCGAACGGTCCGCGGGAGACGCCGCGTGACCAACCACCTGCGTGATCTGCGCGGGACTCGCGGCTGGTCGCAACAGCATCTCGCCGACCAGCTCGAGGTCAGCCGGCAGAGCGTCAATGCGATCGAGACCGGCCGGTACGATCCGTCGCTGCCGCTCGCGTTCAAGATCGCCGAACTCTTCGGCCTCGCGATCGAAGACATTTTCGTCAGCCCGTCGAAGGAGCAATGACTTTCTCCTCGACCCCATGACCGTGACGACCACGAGACGGAGCGACGATCGGTCGCATGCGTCATCTGATTGAACGCGCACGACTTGCGGCCGGATGCCGAGCGCCAGCGACGCGTTAACCCTCTTCGGGCGTTGACTGCCCCCTCTCGCTCGGCTCCATTTGCGGCGGGGGAACAGAGATGACCGATCAGACTTCAGCGGACACGCGTGCGTTCCGGTTCACCGGGACATGGCAGGCGTATGCGCCGATCGCCTTCACCAACCTGTTGCTGATGATCGTGACGCTCGGCCTCTACACCTTCTGGGCACGGGCACGAACCCGCCGGTATCTGTGGAGCCGGACGCGGTTCATCGACGATCGGCTGGAATGGACGGGCAGCGGCCTCGAATTGTTCATCGGCTATGTCATCGCCTTCTTCCTGTTCGTGCTGCCGTTCGGCCTGGTCAACCTCGGGTTGCAGAGCGCGATGATGCACGGCCATCCGGGCGCGGCGGGATTGCTCGCGATCCTGATGTATCTGACCGCCCTCTACCTGATCGGCGTCGCGCGCTTCCGCGCGCTGCGCTACCGGCTCAGCCGCACCCTGTGGCACGGCATCCGCGGCGGCAGCGACGCGCAGGGGTTCGCCTACGGGTGGAGCTACTTCTGGAAGACGTTCGTGTCGTTCCTCACCATCTACCTGATGACGCCCTGGTCGATGGCGCGGCTGTGGAACGAACGCTGGAACGCGATGAGCTTCGGCTCGCTGTCGTTCCGCAGCGCGGCGCGCTGGCAGCCGGTGTTCGGTCGCTTTCTGCTCTTCTATTTGCTGCCCGTCGCGCTGGTCGTCGCCTTCGGGGCCATGGCGGCGGTCATGGCGACCAATGGCGTGCTCGATCACACACCGGGCAGCGTGCCGACCGCGAAGACCGTCGTCACCATCGTGGCCGCGGGGCTCGCCTTCTACGTCTTCTTCTTCGGCGTGCTCGGGCTGGTCGCGATGACCTATTTCGCCGCCTTCTTCCGCGAGGCGGTGGGCGCGACGTCGCTCGGCACGCTGCAATTCGGCTTCGAGGCGTCGACCAGGGACTGGGTCCTCTTCTATCTCGGCAGCCTCGCGTTGGTGATCGTCACTTTCGGCGTCGGCGCGATCTTCCTCCCCTATCGCAACTGGACGTTCTTCATCCGCCATCTCGCCGCTTATGGCGAGGTCGAGCTCGACACGTTGCTCCAGTCGCACACCCGGGCGCCGGGCCAGGGCGAAGGGATGCTCGACGCCTTCGATGTCGGCGCCTTCTGACGTGGACGCCGGGGCGCCCGCCGCGGCGGCATGGCATTACGACGGCCGCAGCGCGTTGCGCCGGCAGGTACGGCTGATCGTCGAGGGTGACGGCTTCCGGCTCGACGAGGACGGTCGCGCCGGCGCATGGCAGGCCTTCGCGCAGCTCACCCCGGCGGATGGCGACGGCAATGCGCGGACCTTCGGGTTGCAGGGGCAGCCGGGGTGGCGGATCGGCTTCATCGGGCCGGTGCCGGCGGAGATCGCCGTGCGGCTGCCGCGGGCGCGGCGCTATGGCGGCTGGGTCGATCGCTTCGGCCTGTGGCGCGCGGCGGCGGCATTCGCGGTGCTGGCGGCGGTCGCGGTGGCGCTGGTGCTGCAGACGCCGGCGCTGGTTGCACGGATGGTGCCCGCCTCGCTCGAACGGCGGCTCGGCGAGGTGATGGTCGGCGACTTCGGGCGCAAGGGCTGCGTCGAACCGGTCGGCACCGCAGCGCTGGCGAAGCTCGCCAACCGCATCGATCCCGACGATCCCACCCTCGAAGTCCATGTCGTCAAATTGCCGATGGTCAATGCGGTGACCTTGCCCGGCGGTCGGATCGTGATCTTCGACGGGCTGTTGCAGGCGGCCCGCTCGCCCGACGAGGTCGCGGGGGTGATCGGTCACGAGATCGGCCACGTCCGCGGCCGCGACGTGATGGAATCGCTGCTGCGGCAACTGGGCCTGTCGGTGCTGCTCGGCGGGATGGAGGGCCATGTCGGCGGCTATACCAACGCATTGCTCGCCACCGCTTATTCGCGCGGGGCGGAGGCACGGGCGGACGGCTATGCGATCCGGCTGCTCGCCGACGCGCGCGTGTCGCCCTTGCCGACCGCGGCCTTCTTCGATCGCCTGGCGAAGGGCAATGCGAGCGGCGAGCGGATGTTCGCCTATATTGCCAACCATCCGCTGTCCGCCGACCGCGCCGCGCGCTTCCGGCGCAGCGCGGCGGGTGATGCGCATTACGTACCGGCGATCGACACCGCCGAATGGCTGGCGTTGCGCGGCATCTGCGCGGGCGAAACCGACAAGATGGAATGGCGCTTCTAGGCTCCCCGAAGTCCTCCCCCGCCAAGGCAGGGCTATAGGATGCGGCTGCGGTGATGAGGCTCGATCGCTTTCCCTATCAGAGTCGTCACCCCGGACTTGTTCCGGGGTCAACCGGGCCGCGGGAGAACGGTGTGGAATGAAGCGCTTCTCCTCGCCGCAGGGTGGCCCCCGGAACAAGTCCGGGGTGACGGGAAGGGCTTGGAAGACGACGGGCTCGCACGAGCGTCCAGCTGCCGTAGCCCTGCCCGTCAGGGGGAGGAAATCCGCAACCCTGAACCTCGCTCCCGCCTTAGTGACCTCCCGTCTCCGCCTCCCACCCAAGCGAGGATGACGCGCCACCGCGCGCACGATACACAGCGGCCATGACAGACCCCCGCCCCCGCCTCGCCTACCACCACACGCCCGGCGCCGGGCCGACGATCGTCTTCCTGCCGGGCTATGCCTCGGACATGCAGGGCGCCAAGGTGCTGGCGCTGGAGGCATGGGCGCGCGCCGAGGGTCGCGCGTTCCTGCGCTTCGATTACGGCGGCTGCGGGCAGAGCGAGGGCACGTTCGAGGAGCAGACGCTCGCCGGCTGGCGCGACGACGTGCTGGCGATGCTCGATCAGGTCGCGACCGGGCCGGTGGTGCTGGTCGGCTCGTCGCTGGGCGGCTGGCTGATGCTGCTCGTCGCCAAGCTGCGCGCCGAACAGGTGGTCGGGCTGGTCGGCATCGCGCCGGCACCCGACTTCACCGACTGGGGCTTCACCACCGAGGAAAAGATGGCGATCCTCACAGAGGGACGGCTCGAGCGCGCCAATCCCTATGGCCCGGCGCCGACCGTCTATACCCGCGCCTTCTTCCAGTCGGGCGAGGCCAACCGCCTGATGTTCGGGACGATCCCCGTCGATGGCCGGGTGCGGCTGGTGCAGGGCCAGGCGGACAAGGACGTGCCGTGGCATCGCACCGTGCGGCTCGGCGAGATGATCCGTTCAGCCGACGTGCAGACGCTGCTCATCAAGGACGGCGACCACCGGCTGTCGCGCGCGTCCGATATCGCGCTGATCGTCCGGGCGACCGAGGATGTGTTGCGATGATCCTGATCCTTGCCGCGGTGCAGGCCGCCACCGCGCCCGCACCGAAGGCGACCGTCCCCGACGTCGATCCGCGCGCCGCGCGCTACGATCGCTGCCGCCAGCTCGCGGTCAGCGACCCCGCCGCGGCGCGCGTCGAGGCGACGCGCTGGGCGGCGAGCGGGGGCGCGTGGTTCGCCCGGCAATGCGCCGGGCTGGCGCTGGCGCAACAGGGCGAGTTCGCCGC
Encoded proteins:
- a CDS encoding Mur ligase family protein translates to MANGNLSGPVAGKRFFLVGIGGSGMMPLATILSGRGAIVAGSDRGLDQGRVPAKFDALRARGIALFPQDGSGVVSAEQIVVASAAVEDSVADIVAATRLGCTRASRAELLSTLFNQSALPIGVAGTSGKSTVTGMIGWILHAAGRDPTVMNGAVMKNFAHPQAPFASALVGNGEPFVSEVDESDGSIAQYRPRIAVLNNVSLDHKGLEELRSLFAGFIAKAETAIVNLDNDEAAALAAALPPTHVATFGLDRDADFAARNIVEAPFAARFDLIAAGNAAIPVRLQVPGRHNVSNALAAIAAAVAAGVPLAVAVDAIGGFTGLRRRFDLVGEAAGVAVIDDFGHNPDKIAATIDTLHAFPGRLLLLFQPHGYGPLKVMRRELVETLGQKLAPDDVLVLPDPVYHGGTVAREVTSADIVADLAAAGRDARHVADRAAAAAMLVAEAREGDRIVVMGARDDTLSLLAAEMLESLRARG
- a CDS encoding DUF6356 family protein — encoded protein: MKLFTQHPASVGESYTEHLGVASHFGLRMIGGGVAALIHGVLPFLFTTTGSRTITALHAEIVAKRAHETEQRSVEFVI
- a CDS encoding helix-turn-helix transcriptional regulator; its protein translation is MTNHLRDLRGTRGWSQQHLADQLEVSRQSVNAIETGRYDPSLPLAFKIAELFGLAIEDIFVSPSKEQ
- a CDS encoding M48 family metallopeptidase; amino-acid sequence: MSAPSDVDAGAPAAAAWHYDGRSALRRQVRLIVEGDGFRLDEDGRAGAWQAFAQLTPADGDGNARTFGLQGQPGWRIGFIGPVPAEIAVRLPRARRYGGWVDRFGLWRAAAAFAVLAAVAVALVLQTPALVARMVPASLERRLGEVMVGDFGRKGCVEPVGTAALAKLANRIDPDDPTLEVHVVKLPMVNAVTLPGGRIVIFDGLLQAARSPDEVAGVIGHEIGHVRGRDVMESLLRQLGLSVLLGGMEGHVGGYTNALLATAYSRGAEARADGYAIRLLADARVSPLPTAAFFDRLAKGNASGERMFAYIANHPLSADRAARFRRSAAGDAHYVPAIDTAEWLALRGICAGETDKMEWRF
- a CDS encoding YjgN family protein, whose amino-acid sequence is MTDQTSADTRAFRFTGTWQAYAPIAFTNLLLMIVTLGLYTFWARARTRRYLWSRTRFIDDRLEWTGSGLELFIGYVIAFFLFVLPFGLVNLGLQSAMMHGHPGAAGLLAILMYLTALYLIGVARFRALRYRLSRTLWHGIRGGSDAQGFAYGWSYFWKTFVSFLTIYLMTPWSMARLWNERWNAMSFGSLSFRSAARWQPVFGRFLLFYLLPVALVVAFGAMAAVMATNGVLDHTPGSVPTAKTVVTIVAAGLAFYVFFFGVLGLVAMTYFAAFFREAVGATSLGTLQFGFEASTRDWVLFYLGSLALVIVTFGVGAIFLPYRNWTFFIRHLAAYGEVELDTLLQSHTRAPGQGEGMLDAFDVGAF
- a CDS encoding alpha/beta hydrolase, encoding MTDPRPRLAYHHTPGAGPTIVFLPGYASDMQGAKVLALEAWARAEGRAFLRFDYGGCGQSEGTFEEQTLAGWRDDVLAMLDQVATGPVVLVGSSLGGWLMLLVAKLRAEQVVGLVGIAPAPDFTDWGFTTEEKMAILTEGRLERANPYGPAPTVYTRAFFQSGEANRLMFGTIPVDGRVRLVQGQADKDVPWHRTVRLGEMIRSADVQTLLIKDGDHRLSRASDIALIVRATEDVLR